From Streptomyces sp. Edi4, one genomic window encodes:
- a CDS encoding WhiB family transcriptional regulator, with amino-acid sequence MQLEAHAPSVPPAPTLPPPGLTEDPALTPLTALTALDDAIENLGVPVPCRSFDPEVFFAESPADVEYAKSLCQTCPLMAACLAGAKERREPWGVWGGELFVQGVVVARKRPRGRPRKNPVAA; translated from the coding sequence GTGCAACTCGAAGCGCACGCCCCGTCCGTACCGCCCGCCCCGACTCTTCCCCCGCCCGGTCTCACGGAGGACCCCGCCTTGACTCCCCTCACCGCGCTCACCGCGCTCGACGACGCCATCGAGAACCTGGGCGTACCCGTCCCCTGCCGTTCCTTCGACCCGGAGGTCTTCTTCGCCGAGTCGCCGGCCGACGTCGAGTACGCCAAGTCCCTCTGCCAGACCTGCCCCCTGATGGCCGCCTGCCTCGCGGGCGCCAAGGAGCGGCGTGAGCCGTGGGGTGTCTGGGGCGGAGAGCTCTTCGTCCAGGGTGTGGTCGTCGCCCGCAAGCGGCCGCGTGGCCGCCCGCGCAAGAACCCGGTCGCCGCATGA
- a CDS encoding ThiF family adenylyltransferase yields the protein MHPMIKPALRRAWRDRATVQFGITPAQAVVLSPVDPATGHFLDLLDGTQGLALLYERARALDLPPAQVDELITRLTAAGVVDDAAAGGPEAESLRARTQALERLRPDLASLSLLHAEPGAATARLAARGAIRVQVRGAGRVGAMIAAVLSGSGVGRVDALDGGSVQPGDVAPGGLAEQAVGERRAAAAARLVRRAAPGPTPRQGRDPERTSLSLIVVAPREPLDVHAPNAVDAQDWVRAGIPHLYAGVVETTGVVGPLVLPGGTGCAGCLALTRTERDPGWPRLLAQWRSGRHRAAVPACDLALATAVAGLAAAHALAFLDGDLPASTGSRWETSLPHLDWRSAPVGPHSGCFCGAAGKTRGVQASGVAGSHDTMAG from the coding sequence ATGCATCCGATGATCAAGCCGGCGCTGCGCCGGGCCTGGCGCGACCGGGCGACCGTACAGTTCGGGATCACTCCCGCGCAGGCGGTGGTGCTCTCGCCGGTGGATCCGGCGACGGGGCATTTCCTCGACCTGCTCGACGGCACCCAGGGCCTGGCCCTCCTGTACGAGCGGGCGCGCGCCCTGGATCTGCCACCGGCCCAAGTGGACGAACTGATCACACGGTTGACGGCGGCCGGCGTGGTGGACGACGCGGCGGCCGGCGGCCCCGAGGCCGAGTCGTTGCGCGCCCGGACGCAGGCGCTGGAGCGACTACGGCCGGATCTGGCGTCCCTCTCCCTCCTGCACGCGGAGCCGGGCGCCGCGACAGCACGCCTCGCGGCGCGCGGCGCCATACGCGTCCAGGTGCGCGGGGCCGGGCGGGTGGGCGCGATGATCGCCGCCGTGCTTTCGGGCTCGGGGGTGGGCCGGGTCGACGCGCTGGACGGGGGCTCCGTACAGCCGGGTGACGTGGCGCCGGGCGGGCTCGCGGAGCAGGCGGTCGGCGAGCGGCGCGCGGCGGCGGCCGCCCGGCTGGTGCGGCGCGCCGCGCCGGGTCCCACGCCGCGCCAGGGGCGGGACCCGGAGCGGACGTCGCTCTCCCTGATCGTGGTGGCCCCGCGCGAACCCCTCGATGTCCACGCGCCGAACGCGGTGGACGCGCAGGACTGGGTCCGGGCCGGAATTCCCCATCTGTACGCGGGAGTTGTGGAGACGACGGGGGTAGTGGGCCCGCTGGTCCTGCCGGGTGGCACCGGGTGCGCGGGATGCCTGGCGCTGACCCGGACCGAGCGCGATCCGGGCTGGCCCCGGCTGCTCGCGCAGTGGCGCTCGGGGCGGCACCGGGCCGCCGTGCCGGCCTGTGACCTGGCACTGGCGACCGCCGTCGCGGGGCTCGCGGCCGCGCACGCCCTGGCCTTCCTCGACGGTGATCTTCCGGCGAGCACCGGCAGCCGGTGGGAGACGTCGCTGCCCCACCTCGACTGGCGGTCCGCCCCGGTGGGGCCGCACAGCGGCTGCTTCTGCGGCGCCGCCGGAAAGACTCGGGGGGTGCAGGCCTCGGGGGTGGCGGGCTCACACGACACAATGGCCGGGTAG
- a CDS encoding M48 family metallopeptidase: MPADPLQSAGSPPRRPTGLPPRGPVTSAVEVRRSARRSRTVSAYREGDRTIVLIPARMSEAEEQRWVTVMLDKLAAQESKRMLGDAELTERAERLSAQYFQGRARPASVRWVTNQNTRWGSCTPAEGSIRLSHRLQGMPEYVVDYVLVHELAHLLVPGHGPRFWQLLDAYPRTERARGYLEGVVAAARLPHLPAAREE; encoded by the coding sequence GTGCCCGCCGACCCGCTGCAGAGTGCCGGAAGCCCGCCGCGCCGCCCGACCGGCCTGCCGCCACGCGGCCCGGTGACGAGCGCGGTCGAGGTGCGCCGCAGCGCCCGGCGCAGCAGGACCGTCTCCGCCTACCGCGAGGGCGACCGCACGATCGTGCTGATCCCGGCCCGGATGTCCGAGGCCGAGGAGCAGCGCTGGGTGACGGTGATGCTGGACAAGCTGGCCGCCCAGGAGTCCAAGCGCATGCTGGGCGACGCCGAGCTGACCGAGCGCGCCGAGCGTCTGTCCGCGCAGTACTTCCAGGGCCGTGCCCGCCCCGCCTCGGTGCGCTGGGTGACCAATCAGAACACCCGCTGGGGTTCGTGCACCCCGGCCGAGGGCAGCATCCGGCTCTCGCACCGATTGCAGGGCATGCCCGAGTACGTCGTCGACTATGTGCTCGTCCACGAGCTCGCGCACCTCCTCGTGCCAGGTCACGGGCCCCGGTTCTGGCAGCTGCTCGACGCCTATCCGCGCACCGAGCGGGCCCGTGGCTACCTCGAGGGCGTGGTGGCCGCCGCCCGCCTCCCGCACCTGCCCGCCGCGCGCGAGGAGTAG
- a CDS encoding AIM24 family protein: MQSSLFSYTEQQSQERYTAQNPQLLRAVLTGHDDLLARKGSMVAYQGLLEFDGEYRSNGQQQARARTGEGLDLMRVSGQGTVYLANLAQHVHVVDVDRDGLTVDSGYVLAMDSSLHHEVIAVDSQYGVSGTGKYQLNITGTGKVVLMTSGQPLMLQVTPDKYVNADADAIVAWSTSLRVQMQAQTHSTGVWRRRGNTGEGWELSFLGQGFALVQPSEVLPPQNAMIGQGLRAQYGMGQQGAHAQNQGNAWS; encoded by the coding sequence ATGCAGAGCTCGCTTTTCAGCTACACCGAGCAGCAGTCCCAGGAGCGCTACACGGCGCAGAATCCGCAGCTCCTGCGCGCCGTGCTCACCGGCCACGACGACCTCCTCGCCCGCAAGGGCTCGATGGTCGCCTATCAGGGGCTGCTGGAGTTCGACGGGGAGTACCGGTCCAACGGCCAACAGCAGGCCCGCGCCCGCACCGGCGAAGGGCTCGACCTGATGCGCGTCTCGGGGCAGGGCACGGTCTACCTGGCCAACCTGGCTCAGCATGTCCACGTCGTGGACGTCGACCGGGACGGACTGACGGTCGACAGCGGTTACGTCCTCGCGATGGACTCCTCGCTGCACCACGAAGTCATCGCCGTGGACAGCCAGTACGGCGTCTCCGGCACCGGCAAGTACCAGCTCAACATCACCGGCACCGGCAAGGTCGTCCTGATGACCTCGGGCCAGCCGCTGATGCTCCAGGTGACGCCCGACAAGTACGTCAACGCGGACGCGGACGCGATCGTGGCCTGGTCGACGTCCCTGCGCGTCCAGATGCAGGCGCAGACGCACTCCACGGGCGTGTGGCGGCGCCGCGGCAACACGGGTGAGGGCTGGGAGCTCAGCTTCCTCGGCCAGGGCTTCGCGCTGGTCCAGCCAAGCGAGGTGCTGCCGCCGCAGAACGCGATGATCGGACAGGGCCTGCGGGCCCAGTACGGCATGGGCCAGCAGGGCGCCCACGCGCAGAACCAGGGCAACGCCTGGAGCTGA
- a CDS encoding AIM24 family protein: MNQQLAGYAPTPVVARMENHGSAMLKVAMATGQDLFARVGSMVAYEGFIQYEPNPPAVRQMARDWITGEGAPLMKCTGDGLLYLADYGANVVIVHLDNDAISVNGTNVLAFDASLQWGVERVKGLAKFAGQGLFNVKISGTGWVALTSRGMPVVVDCGSGEDETYVDPDALVAWSPNLKVKGKRSFKASSLIGRGSGEAYQMAFSGKGIVVVQPSEDSTDRLRARG, from the coding sequence ATGAACCAGCAACTCGCGGGCTACGCCCCCACACCCGTCGTGGCCCGGATGGAGAACCACGGCAGCGCCATGCTCAAGGTGGCCATGGCCACCGGCCAGGACCTGTTCGCGCGGGTCGGCTCGATGGTCGCCTACGAGGGCTTCATCCAGTACGAACCCAACCCGCCGGCCGTGCGCCAGATGGCCAGGGACTGGATCACCGGTGAGGGCGCCCCCCTCATGAAGTGCACCGGCGACGGACTGCTCTACCTTGCCGACTACGGCGCCAACGTCGTGATCGTCCACCTCGACAACGACGCGATCTCCGTCAACGGCACCAATGTGCTCGCCTTCGACGCGAGCTTGCAGTGGGGTGTCGAACGGGTCAAGGGGCTCGCCAAGTTCGCCGGCCAGGGCCTGTTCAACGTCAAGATCTCCGGCACCGGCTGGGTCGCTCTCACCTCGCGCGGCATGCCCGTCGTCGTCGACTGCGGCAGCGGCGAGGACGAGACGTACGTCGATCCGGACGCGCTCGTGGCCTGGTCGCCGAACCTGAAGGTGAAGGGCAAGCGCAGCTTCAAGGCGTCCTCGCTGATCGGCCGGGGCAGCGGAGAGGCGTACCAGATGGCGTTCTCCGGCAAGGGCATCGTGGTCGTACAGCCGAGTGAGGACAGCACGGACCGCCTGCGGGCCCGGGGCTGA
- a CDS encoding TerD family protein, with protein MAREFQRGHKAKVSDLTAGTDLYVGVQIGGPGLTFDISCFGLDAREQLSDDRYFVFFNQPESPEGSLRLLGAQSGDTESFRVTLDRLPAHIQRLSFTATLDGPGQMSQVGPGYIRVVAGGEEVVRYSFTGAEFSTERAVMLGDFYLKDVWRFAAVGQGFDGGLEALLKNFGGEVLEEDPAPAPQEPQPQPHPQGAAPGFAPPPQAAAPAPQFAAPAPAPGPAPSFGAPAPAAPQHYTRPAAQGGPPLPPPPPPAPSPQIHAAPTIAAPMHLAPGTVPPPAPAPYGGPQPAYGQPPQQPQFGRGPGPIPGQTPPPGAPAPYGQSAPYSQPAPYGQPAPYGQPAPYGQPAPYGQPQGMPQGGGGLHAAIQMYKEVPTGARWTAQNKQLVRADLGADGQPVLARQGSMVMYQGKVDFGYKGAGFAGRIVGNATGQEMQLMRCTGRGQVFLAENSAYLHPIELQGDGICVSAEHVLAFDESLHYEVRRIEGHGIPGGALFTMLFQGAGTVVVMTHGTPVVLPVTPTTFADSDAIVAWSAASQVIVSSQVRLRRNAYPGHSGESVNLQFRGAPGNFIVVQPYEV; from the coding sequence ATGGCCAGGGAATTCCAGCGCGGCCACAAGGCCAAGGTCAGTGATCTCACCGCAGGGACGGATCTGTACGTCGGCGTACAGATCGGCGGACCCGGACTGACCTTCGACATCAGCTGCTTCGGTCTCGACGCCCGTGAGCAGCTGTCCGACGACCGTTACTTCGTCTTCTTCAACCAGCCCGAGTCCCCCGAGGGTTCCCTCCGGCTCCTCGGCGCGCAGTCCGGTGACACCGAATCGTTCCGCGTCACCCTCGACCGCCTTCCGGCGCACATCCAACGGCTCTCCTTCACCGCGACCCTGGACGGCCCGGGCCAGATGTCGCAGGTGGGCCCCGGTTACATCCGGGTCGTGGCCGGCGGCGAGGAAGTGGTGCGCTACTCCTTCACGGGAGCGGAGTTCAGCACCGAGCGCGCCGTCATGCTCGGTGACTTCTACCTGAAGGACGTCTGGCGTTTCGCCGCCGTGGGCCAGGGCTTCGACGGGGGACTCGAGGCGCTGTTGAAGAACTTCGGCGGCGAGGTCCTTGAGGAGGATCCCGCCCCGGCACCGCAGGAGCCGCAGCCCCAGCCGCACCCTCAGGGCGCGGCCCCCGGGTTCGCCCCGCCGCCCCAGGCCGCCGCGCCCGCCCCGCAGTTCGCCGCCCCCGCGCCTGCTCCGGGGCCCGCGCCGTCCTTCGGCGCGCCCGCACCCGCCGCCCCGCAGCACTACACGCGCCCGGCAGCGCAGGGCGGCCCACCGCTCCCGCCGCCCCCGCCTCCGGCGCCGAGTCCGCAGATCCACGCGGCGCCGACCATCGCCGCGCCGATGCACCTGGCGCCGGGCACCGTGCCGCCGCCCGCACCGGCACCGTACGGCGGGCCCCAGCCCGCGTACGGACAGCCGCCGCAGCAGCCGCAGTTCGGGCGGGGCCCCGGCCCCATCCCGGGCCAGACCCCGCCGCCGGGCGCCCCCGCCCCGTACGGCCAGTCCGCCCCCTACAGCCAGCCCGCGCCTTATGGCCAGCCCGCCCCCTATGGGCAGCCGGCTCCCTACGGTCAACCCGCGCCCTACGGTCAGCCGCAGGGCATGCCCCAGGGCGGCGGCGGACTGCACGCCGCGATCCAGATGTACAAGGAAGTCCCCACCGGCGCGCGCTGGACGGCGCAGAACAAGCAGCTGGTCCGGGCCGACCTCGGGGCCGACGGCCAGCCCGTCCTCGCCCGTCAGGGCAGCATGGTCATGTACCAGGGCAAGGTCGACTTCGGCTACAAGGGCGCCGGGTTCGCGGGCCGGATCGTCGGCAACGCGACCGGCCAGGAAATGCAGCTGATGCGCTGCACCGGCCGCGGCCAGGTCTTCCTCGCCGAGAACAGTGCCTACCTGCACCCCATCGAGCTCCAGGGCGACGGCATCTGCGTCTCCGCCGAGCACGTGCTCGCCTTCGACGAGTCGCTGCACTACGAGGTGCGCCGCATCGAGGGCCACGGCATCCCCGGCGGCGCCCTGTTCACCATGCTGTTCCAGGGCGCGGGCACCGTCGTCGTGATGACCCACGGCACCCCCGTGGTGCTGCCCGTCACCCCGACCACGTTCGCCGACAGCGACGCCATCGTCGCCTGGTCCGCCGCGTCCCAGGTCATCGTCTCCAGCCAGGTCAGGTTGCGCCGCAACGCCTATCCCGGCCACAGCGGCGAGTCCGTCAATCTCCAGTTCCGGGGCGCTCCCGGCAACTTCATCGTCGTCCAGCCGTACGAGGTCTGA
- a CDS encoding NUDIX domain-containing protein, which yields MSLHDDAVLVLKAYEDQPELRQDYLDHLSAHPDGMWKACEAGHLTASALVIDPERGRVLLTLHKKLNMWLQMGGHCEPGDATVAAAALREAEEESGVGGLTLLAGGPVRLDRHPIPAPCHWHLDVQYAALAPAGAVEAISDESLDLRWFAYDEVADVADTSVVNLVEATRSRL from the coding sequence GTGAGCCTGCATGACGACGCGGTCCTCGTACTGAAGGCGTACGAGGACCAGCCCGAGCTGCGCCAGGACTATCTGGACCATCTGTCGGCGCACCCCGATGGGATGTGGAAGGCCTGCGAGGCCGGCCACCTCACGGCGAGCGCGCTGGTGATCGACCCCGAGCGCGGCCGGGTCCTTTTGACGCTGCACAAGAAGCTGAACATGTGGCTCCAGATGGGCGGCCACTGCGAGCCGGGCGACGCCACGGTGGCGGCCGCCGCGCTGCGCGAGGCCGAGGAGGAGTCCGGGGTGGGCGGCCTCACGCTGCTCGCCGGGGGCCCCGTCCGGCTCGACCGCCACCCCATCCCGGCGCCCTGCCACTGGCACCTGGACGTCCAGTACGCGGCGCTCGCCCCGGCCGGCGCCGTCGAGGCGATCAGCGACGAATCCCTCGACCTGCGCTGGTTCGCCTACGACGAGGTGGCCGACGTGGCCGACACCTCGGTGGTCAACCTCGTGGAGGCGACCCGCTCGCGGCTGTAG
- a CDS encoding AarF/ABC1/UbiB kinase family protein, with amino-acid sequence MSDLPRKAVTRTAKLAALPLGFAGRATWGLGKRIGGKSAELVARELQQRTADQLFKVLGELKGAAMKFGQALSVFESALPEEVAGPYRAALTKLQEAAPPMPTRTVHAVLAERMGPDWRELFLEFDEKPAAAASIGQVHRAIWHDGREVAVKVQYPGAGEALLSDLTQLSRFARLLGPLIPGMDIKPLIAELRDRVSEELDYGLEARAQREHAAEFAGDEGVLVPDVVHQSDQVLVTEWMEGIPLSEVISDGTPEQRDRAGQLLMRFLFSGPARTGLLHADPHPGNFRLLAPEKAGGPWRLGVLDFGTVDRLPGGLPATIGAALRMTIEGDAEAVYAMLREEGFVKESIDLDPDAVLDYLLPIIEPAQAEEFTFSRGWMRRQAARIADPRSPAHQLGKLLNLPPSYLLIHRVTLSTIGVLCQLEATVRMRDELEEWLPGFVAQVPHPAEPEPEGAAAEESVAAGETVVAEEAVVAEEA; translated from the coding sequence ATGTCTGATCTTCCCCGGAAGGCGGTCACCCGGACCGCCAAGCTGGCCGCACTGCCACTTGGCTTCGCGGGCCGGGCGACCTGGGGCCTGGGTAAGCGGATCGGCGGGAAGTCCGCGGAGCTGGTGGCCCGCGAGCTCCAGCAGCGCACCGCCGACCAGCTCTTCAAGGTCCTGGGCGAGCTCAAGGGGGCCGCGATGAAGTTCGGGCAGGCGCTGTCCGTCTTCGAGTCGGCCCTGCCCGAGGAGGTCGCGGGCCCCTATCGGGCCGCCCTGACCAAGCTCCAGGAGGCCGCGCCGCCGATGCCGACGCGCACGGTCCATGCCGTCCTCGCGGAACGGATGGGCCCCGACTGGCGCGAGCTGTTCCTGGAGTTCGATGAGAAGCCGGCGGCCGCCGCCTCGATCGGGCAGGTCCACCGGGCGATCTGGCACGACGGGCGCGAGGTGGCCGTCAAGGTGCAGTACCCGGGGGCCGGCGAGGCGCTGCTGTCGGATCTGACCCAGCTGAGCCGGTTCGCCCGGCTGCTGGGGCCGCTGATCCCGGGGATGGACATCAAGCCGCTCATCGCCGAGCTGCGCGACCGGGTCTCGGAGGAGCTGGACTACGGCCTGGAGGCGCGGGCGCAGCGGGAGCACGCGGCAGAGTTCGCGGGGGACGAGGGCGTGCTGGTGCCCGATGTGGTGCATCAGAGCGACCAGGTCCTGGTGACCGAGTGGATGGAGGGCATACCGCTCTCGGAGGTGATCAGCGACGGCACGCCCGAACAGCGCGACAGGGCAGGTCAGTTGCTGATGAGGTTCCTGTTCTCGGGCCCGGCCAGGACGGGGCTGCTGCACGCCGATCCGCATCCCGGCAACTTCCGGCTCCTGGCACCCGAGAAGGCCGGCGGGCCCTGGCGGCTCGGCGTCCTGGACTTCGGCACCGTGGACCGGCTGCCCGGCGGGCTCCCGGCGACCATCGGCGCGGCGCTGCGCATGACGATCGAGGGCGACGCGGAGGCGGTCTACGCGATGCTGCGCGAGGAGGGCTTCGTGAAGGAGTCCATCGACCTCGACCCGGACGCGGTCCTCGATTATCTGCTGCCGATCATTGAACCGGCCCAGGCCGAGGAGTTCACCTTCAGCCGGGGCTGGATGCGCCGGCAGGCGGCCCGGATCGCCGATCCCCGCTCCCCCGCCCACCAGTTGGGCAAGCTGCTCAATCTGCCGCCCTCCTATCTCCTCATCCATCGCGTGACGCTGTCCACCATCGGCGTGCTGTGCCAACTGGAGGCCACGGTCCGTATGCGGGACGAACTGGAGGAGTGGCTGCCCGGGTTCGTGGCGCAGGTGCCCCACCCGGCGGAGCCCGAACCCGAAGGGGCGGCGGCCGAGGAGTCGGTGGCGGCCGGGGAGACAGTGGTGGCCGAGGAGGCGGTGGTGGCCGAGGAGGCGTGA
- a CDS encoding ATP-dependent DNA helicase UvrD2, translating into MTAATHSTPFPQVPETADAVLDGLDPEQREAATALNGPVCVLAGAGTGKTRAITHRIAYGVRAGILQPSSVLAVTFTNRAAGEMRGRLRQLGAGGVQARTFHSAALRQLQYFWPKAVGGQLPRLVERKVQLVAEAAARCRLRLDRNELRDVTGEIEWAKVTQTVPGDYPAAVAKSHRDAPRDPAEIAQVYRMYEQLKQDRGVIDFEDVLLLTVGVLQDRHDIADQVRRQYQHFVVDEYQDVSPLQQRLLDLWLGDRDSLCVVGDASQTIYSFTGATPEHLLNFRTRHPNATVVKLVRDYRSTPQVVHLANGLLAQATGRAAEHRLELISQRQAGPEPVYTEYGDEPAEAEGVARRIRDLIASGVSAGEIAVLYRINAQSEIYEQALADAGVPYLLRGAERFFERPEVREAVVALGGAARAGDNDSLLDDAVDLPSQVRAVLGTKGWTAKPPAGSGAVRDRWESLAALVRLGEDFERAKPGATLSDLVTELREREAAQHAPTVEGVTLASLHAAKGLEWDAVFLVGLTEGMMPITYAKTDEQIEEERRLLYVGVTRARVHLGLSWSLARSPGGRASRRPSRFLNGLRPGSGSRAARAATSGVAGAAGTERGPAARKRTRRGPVLCRVCGKTLTEAGEMKLMRCEDCPSDMDEALYERLRDWRSHQARDLGMPPYVVFTDKTLMAIAEAVPSNGHELAVISGVGARKLDRFGTDVLAICAGGEPGGDDEEGS; encoded by the coding sequence GTGACAGCAGCAACGCACTCCACTCCCTTCCCGCAGGTCCCCGAGACGGCCGACGCGGTGCTCGACGGGCTCGACCCCGAGCAGCGCGAGGCCGCGACGGCCCTGAACGGTCCGGTGTGCGTGCTGGCCGGCGCGGGCACGGGCAAGACCCGCGCGATCACCCACCGGATCGCCTACGGGGTGCGCGCCGGCATCCTCCAGCCCTCCAGCGTGCTGGCCGTCACCTTCACCAACCGGGCGGCCGGCGAGATGCGGGGCCGGCTGCGCCAGCTCGGCGCGGGCGGCGTCCAGGCCCGCACCTTCCACTCGGCGGCGCTGCGTCAGCTCCAGTACTTCTGGCCCAAGGCCGTCGGCGGCCAGCTGCCCCGGCTCGTCGAGCGCAAGGTCCAGCTGGTCGCCGAGGCGGCGGCCCGCTGCCGGCTGCGGCTCGACCGCAACGAGCTGCGCGACGTCACGGGTGAGATCGAGTGGGCCAAGGTCACCCAGACCGTCCCCGGCGACTACCCGGCGGCCGTCGCCAAGTCCCACCGCGACGCCCCGCGCGACCCGGCGGAGATCGCCCAGGTCTACCGGATGTACGAGCAGCTGAAGCAGGACCGAGGCGTGATCGACTTCGAGGACGTGCTGCTCCTCACGGTCGGCGTCCTCCAGGACCGGCACGACATCGCCGACCAGGTCCGCCGCCAGTACCAGCACTTCGTGGTCGACGAGTACCAGGACGTCAGCCCCCTCCAGCAGCGCCTGCTCGACCTGTGGCTCGGCGACCGCGACAGCCTGTGCGTGGTCGGCGACGCCAGCCAGACCATCTACTCCTTCACCGGCGCCACCCCCGAGCATCTGCTGAACTTCCGCACCCGCCATCCGAACGCGACGGTGGTCAAGCTGGTCCGTGACTACCGCTCGACGCCGCAGGTCGTGCACCTGGCCAACGGGCTGCTCGCCCAGGCCACCGGCCGCGCCGCCGAGCACCGCCTGGAGCTGATCTCCCAGCGCCAGGCGGGCCCCGAGCCCGTCTACACCGAGTACGGGGACGAGCCGGCCGAGGCCGAGGGCGTCGCCCGGCGCATCCGCGACCTGATCGCCTCGGGCGTCTCGGCCGGCGAGATCGCCGTGCTCTACCGCATCAACGCCCAGTCCGAGATCTACGAGCAGGCCCTGGCCGACGCGGGCGTGCCCTATCTGCTGCGCGGCGCCGAGCGGTTCTTCGAGCGCCCCGAGGTCCGCGAGGCGGTCGTGGCCCTCGGCGGCGCCGCCCGGGCCGGCGACAACGACTCGCTGCTCGACGACGCGGTGGACCTGCCGTCCCAGGTGCGCGCCGTGCTCGGCACCAAGGGCTGGACGGCGAAGCCCCCGGCGGGCTCCGGCGCGGTCCGCGACCGCTGGGAGTCGCTGGCCGCCCTGGTCAGGCTCGGCGAGGACTTCGAGCGGGCGAAGCCCGGCGCGACGCTGTCCGACCTGGTGACCGAGTTGCGCGAACGCGAGGCCGCCCAGCACGCGCCGACCGTCGAGGGCGTCACCCTGGCCTCGCTGCACGCGGCCAAGGGCCTGGAGTGGGACGCCGTGTTCCTGGTCGGTCTCACCGAGGGCATGATGCCGATCACATACGCCAAGACGGACGAGCAGATCGAGGAGGAGCGCCGGCTGCTGTACGTCGGCGTCACCCGGGCCCGCGTCCACCTCGGGCTCTCCTGGTCGCTCGCGCGCTCTCCCGGCGGCCGGGCCTCGCGCCGCCCCAGCCGCTTCCTGAACGGCCTGCGCCCCGGATCCGGCTCGCGGGCGGCGCGCGCGGCGACCAGCGGCGTGGCGGGCGCGGCGGGCACGGAGCGAGGCCCGGCCGCCCGCAAGCGCACCCGCCGGGGCCCGGTGCTGTGCCGGGTGTGCGGGAAGACACTCACCGAGGCCGGCGAGATGAAACTGATGCGCTGCGAGGACTGTCCGTCGGACATGGACGAGGCGCTGTACGAGCGGCTGCGTGACTGGCGCTCGCACCAGGCGCGGGACCTGGGCATGCCGCCGTATGTGGTCTTCACCGACAAGACGCTCATGGCGATCGCGGAGGCCGTGCCGTCCAACGGCCACGAGCTCGCGGTGATCTCCGGCGTCGGCGCCCGCAAGCTGGACCGGTTCGGCACCGATGTCCTGGCCATTTGCGCAGGTGGTGAGCCTGGGGGAGACGACGAGGAGGGTTCCTGA